One stretch of Sinomonas terrae DNA includes these proteins:
- a CDS encoding transcriptional regulator, whose protein sequence is MDVRTVQRVPAGQEAARDVVEDSWRRSFRTHPRREDAAVESVLGEDELRSYREGHALAPVMPLISELLVQPATDAGTVVAVGDESGRLLWIDGDRTVRRRAERMAFLEGADWSEGSIGTSAPGTALATRGPIQIAGPEHFSPLVEAFSCTAVPIRDPRSGEPIGVVDITGGEQAISGYAMPLVRAAVAAAEERLRALASASRGSRRAPSSAPAVLSVTGRDHGVLRSGERTLNLSVRHSEILVVLADNPRGLTAEELSDRLYEQSVPAVTLRAELVRLRKVIERFDGGVVLHSRPYRVEGLEVDSMHALAQLERGSHRLALNSYGGQILPRSESPAIAELRDELSATLREAVVGSAGADVLMAYLQLPEAADDTEAWQTALRLLPPRSPKRAAVVAHLERLLGA, encoded by the coding sequence GTGGACGTGCGGACAGTGCAGCGGGTGCCCGCGGGGCAGGAGGCAGCGCGCGACGTCGTGGAAGACTCGTGGCGCCGTTCCTTCCGGACGCATCCACGTCGCGAAGATGCCGCGGTGGAGAGCGTACTGGGGGAGGACGAGCTTCGAAGCTACCGTGAAGGCCACGCGCTGGCTCCCGTCATGCCGCTTATCTCGGAGCTCTTGGTGCAGCCCGCAACTGACGCAGGGACCGTCGTCGCTGTCGGCGACGAGAGTGGAAGGCTCCTGTGGATCGACGGTGATCGGACGGTCCGTCGGCGCGCCGAGCGGATGGCGTTCCTCGAGGGCGCCGACTGGTCGGAGGGCAGCATCGGCACGAGCGCGCCGGGTACGGCGCTCGCGACGCGCGGTCCGATCCAGATCGCCGGGCCGGAGCATTTCAGCCCTCTCGTCGAGGCTTTCTCGTGCACGGCTGTGCCGATACGCGACCCGCGCTCAGGCGAGCCCATCGGCGTCGTCGACATCACGGGAGGCGAGCAGGCCATCTCCGGCTACGCGATGCCCCTCGTCCGGGCCGCCGTCGCCGCAGCGGAGGAGCGCCTCCGCGCGCTCGCGTCAGCGTCAAGGGGAAGCCGCCGCGCGCCGTCGTCCGCTCCTGCCGTGCTCTCGGTCACCGGGCGCGATCACGGGGTCCTCCGCTCGGGCGAGAGGACTCTGAACCTGTCCGTCCGCCATTCGGAGATCCTTGTGGTCCTGGCAGACAACCCAAGAGGCCTCACCGCGGAAGAGCTTTCCGACCGGCTGTACGAGCAGTCCGTGCCGGCTGTGACGTTGCGCGCGGAACTGGTGCGGCTCCGCAAGGTCATCGAGCGCTTCGACGGCGGTGTCGTGCTGCATTCCCGCCCCTACCGCGTCGAGGGGCTCGAGGTCGACTCAATGCACGCACTGGCCCAGCTCGAGCGGGGATCCCACCGCCTTGCGCTGAATTCCTACGGTGGCCAGATCCTTCCGCGTTCGGAGTCCCCAGCGATCGCGGAGCTCCGCGACGAGCTCTCCGCAACCCTCCGCGAGGCCGTGGTGGGAAGCGCGGGCGCCGATGTCCTGATGGCGTACCTCCAGCTCCCCGAAGCAGCGGACGACACCGAAGCCTGGCAGACCGCGCTCCGCCTCCTTCCGCCGCGCTCGCCCAAGCGGGCAGCCGTTGTGGCCCACCTCGAGCGGCTTCTGGGCGCCTGA
- a CDS encoding YegP family protein, with protein sequence MAARFEVLKDEARLYRVQLRSAEGVVVAVAQGLQSLDAVKHVIASVRESAAIGLVVDMTQPF encoded by the coding sequence GTGGCAGCAAGGTTCGAGGTGCTCAAGGATGAGGCAAGGCTTTACCGAGTGCAGTTGAGGTCGGCCGAGGGGGTGGTCGTGGCAGTCGCCCAGGGACTTCAGTCTCTTGATGCGGTCAAGCACGTGATCGCCTCCGTGCGGGAAAGCGCAGCAATCGGGCTAGTGGTGGATATGACGCAGCCCTTCTGA
- a CDS encoding VOC family protein, translating to MPTILNPYLSFKDNAREAMNFYQSVLGGDLTISTFDDFHAAQDESEGPLVMHSMLTTPSGITLMASDTPERMEYRPGTNFSISLSGDDEEELRGYWDKLTDGATITMPLEKAMWGDTFGMLVDKFGISWLVNVASQPEGQSSEESAADVTPQV from the coding sequence ATGCCCACGATTCTGAACCCATACCTCAGCTTCAAGGACAACGCCCGCGAGGCGATGAACTTCTACCAGTCGGTCCTCGGGGGTGACCTCACGATCTCCACCTTCGACGACTTCCATGCGGCTCAGGACGAGTCCGAAGGTCCGCTCGTGATGCACTCGATGCTGACGACTCCGAGCGGTATCACCCTCATGGCCTCGGACACTCCCGAACGCATGGAATACCGCCCCGGAACCAACTTCTCGATCTCCCTCAGCGGGGATGACGAGGAGGAGCTGCGCGGCTACTGGGACAAACTCACTGACGGCGCGACCATCACGATGCCCCTCGAGAAGGCCATGTGGGGCGACACTTTCGGCATGCTCGTCGACAAGTTCGGCATCTCTTGGCTTGTCAACGTCGCCAGCCAGCCGGAAGGCCAGTCCAGCGAGGAATCAGCAGCTGACGTCACACCGCAGGTGTAG